One Deinococcota bacterium genomic window carries:
- a CDS encoding type II toxin-antitoxin system Phd/YefM family antitoxin: MEKQWQLQEAKARFSEVVERALEGEAQVVTRRGKRAVVILAYEEYERFQAGDKSLWDIFKTAPRMDEDELPLERDRTSVRPVELE; the protein is encoded by the coding sequence ATGGAAAAACAATGGCAATTGCAGGAAGCCAAGGCTCGCTTTTCTGAGGTGGTCGAGCGCGCCCTCGAGGGAGAGGCTCAAGTGGTGACTAGACGGGGCAAGAGGGCCGTGGTCATCCTTGCCTACGAGGAATACGAACGGTTCCAGGCGGGCGACAAGAGCCTGTGGGACATCTTCAAGACCGCTCCCCGCATGGACGAGGACGAGCTTCCCCTCGAGCGTGACCGGACCTCCGTGCGCCCGGTGGAACTGGAATAG
- a CDS encoding WYL domain-containing protein: MTKARRLAQLPELLRLKPRTTRELSKRLEVPPRTVQRDLETLRDEGYGIEEVSRGLYQLPSPPSDLNAVEALAVHAATRLLYHHAPARSVHYLSALEKLASLLPEPARGIAFRSAEEVRERPGDDRALELVARAWFERRVLAFDYLSPGGSGKPRPKELEVYFVEVSRDNLAPYAIGYERRFHKQVLTWKLSRMRHTRLLADGYTVPEGFDPRLYLSNAWGVMGTSGGPIVTVRLRFAPEAAYRLFEGGYPNLTIAAEGSDGSLEVSLEAGTDDKGFPREILPWVQSWGPRVEVLEPENLRERWLEEARMITERFL; the protein is encoded by the coding sequence ATGACCAAGGCACGCCGCCTGGCGCAGCTACCCGAGCTCCTCCGCCTCAAACCGCGCACGACGCGCGAACTCTCCAAACGCCTCGAGGTGCCGCCGCGCACGGTCCAGCGCGACCTCGAGACCCTTCGCGACGAAGGCTACGGCATCGAGGAGGTATCGCGCGGCCTTTACCAGCTCCCCTCGCCACCATCGGACCTGAACGCGGTCGAAGCCCTCGCGGTCCACGCGGCGACGCGGCTCCTCTACCACCACGCCCCGGCGCGGAGCGTCCACTACCTCTCGGCACTGGAGAAACTCGCCAGCCTCCTCCCCGAGCCCGCGCGGGGGATCGCCTTTAGGAGCGCCGAGGAGGTGCGCGAGCGCCCCGGCGACGACCGCGCCCTCGAGCTCGTCGCCAGAGCCTGGTTCGAGCGCCGCGTTTTGGCCTTTGACTACCTCTCGCCCGGCGGCTCAGGTAAACCGCGTCCCAAAGAGCTCGAGGTCTACTTCGTCGAGGTGAGCCGCGACAACCTGGCTCCTTACGCCATCGGCTATGAAAGGCGCTTTCACAAACAGGTCCTCACCTGGAAGCTCTCGAGGATGCGTCATACCCGCCTGCTCGCGGACGGCTATACCGTTCCCGAAGGCTTCGACCCGCGCCTCTATCTCAGCAACGCCTGGGGGGTGATGGGCACGAGCGGCGGCCCCATCGTGACGGTCAGGTTGCGCTTCGCGCCGGAGGCGGCCTACCGCCTCTTCGAGGGCGGCTATCCCAACCTGACGATCGCTGCGGAGGGATCAGACGGCAGCCTCGAGGTCAGCCTCGAGGCTGGCACGGACGACAAAGGCTTTCCCCGCGAAATCCTCCCCTGGGTGCAGAGCTGGGGGCCGAGGGTGGAGGTGCTTGAACCTGAAAACCTAAGGGAAAGGTGGCTCGAGGAGGCAAGGATGATAACAGAACGCTTCTTGTAG
- a CDS encoding type II toxin-antitoxin system VapC family toxin: MVSEAIKPQPDERALAWLEAQRGSSGYLSVLTLGEIEQGIIRSRSPRKAERLRQWLEAELRPRFQGRTLVIDAQVMKTWGRITGRALQSGSPVSYPDSLLAATAVTHGLTLVTRNTKDVAALPVQVLNPWEG; this comes from the coding sequence GTGGTGTCCGAAGCCATCAAGCCGCAACCCGATGAACGGGCGCTGGCCTGGCTCGAGGCCCAGCGAGGCTCGAGCGGTTACCTTTCGGTGCTCACGCTGGGAGAAATCGAGCAGGGCATCATCCGCTCCCGCAGTCCTCGCAAGGCCGAGAGGCTGAGGCAGTGGCTCGAGGCGGAGTTAAGGCCGCGGTTTCAGGGGCGGACGCTCGTCATCGACGCGCAGGTGATGAAAACCTGGGGGAGGATTACGGGGCGAGCCCTGCAAAGCGGCAGCCCGGTAAGTTACCCGGACTCCCTTTTGGCCGCCACCGCCGTCACCCACGGCTTGACCTTGGTGACGCGCAATACCAAGGACGTCGCCGCCTTGCCGGTGCAGGTGTTGAATCCCTGGGAGGGATAG